One window from the genome of Streptomyces cadmiisoli encodes:
- a CDS encoding sensor histidine kinase, producing the protein MARGKLRIYLGAAPGVGKTYAMLSEAHRRVERGTDCVVAFVEHHERPRTEVMLHGLEQVPRRELEYRGAVFTEMDVDAVLARRPRVALVDELAHTNVPGSRNAKRWQDVEELIAAGIDVISTVNIQHLESLGDVVESITGVRQQETVPDEVVRRADQIELVDMSPQALRRRMAHGNVYQPDKVDAALSNYFRPGNLTALRELALLWVADRVDEYLKQYRRDHRVSKIWGSRERIVVGLTGGPEGRTLIRRAARLAEKGAGGEVLAVYIARSDGLTAASPKELAVQRTLVEDLGGTFHHVVGDDIPAALLDFARGVNATQVVLGSSRRKSWQYVFGPGVGATVARESGPDLDVHIVTHEEAAKGRGLPVARGARLGRGRIIWGWIVGLAGPAALAVLLNSVDLGLANDMLLFLTLTVAAALLGGLYPALVSAAFGSFLINFFYTPPLHRFTIADPKNIVALVIFIGVAVSVASVVDLAARRTHQAARLRAESGILSFLAGNVLRGETSVEELLERVRETFGMESAALLERAGDVEPWVCVGRAGRDGTVARPEDADVDIPVGDHMALALTGRVLPAEDRRVLAAFAAQAVIVLDRRRLQEEADQAKELAEGNRIRTALLAAVSHDLRTPLAGIKAAVTSLRSDDVEWSEEDRAELLEGIEKGADRLDHLVGNLLDMSRLQTGTVAPIIREADLDEVVPMALGGVPEDSVELDVPESLPMVRVDPGLLERAVANVVENAVKYSPPGTSVKVAASAIADRVEVRVVDRGPGVPDDAKERIFEPFQRHGDAPRGTGVGLGLAVARGFTEAMGGTLDAEDTPGGGLTMVLTLRAAARPATLAPASVSAEPSAHSERQTS; encoded by the coding sequence ATGGCACGCGGCAAGCTTCGGATCTACCTCGGTGCGGCACCGGGCGTGGGCAAGACGTACGCGATGCTGTCCGAGGCACATCGACGGGTGGAGCGCGGCACGGACTGCGTGGTGGCCTTCGTGGAGCACCACGAGCGGCCGCGGACCGAGGTGATGCTGCACGGTCTGGAGCAGGTCCCGCGCCGGGAGCTGGAGTACCGCGGCGCCGTCTTCACCGAGATGGACGTCGACGCGGTGCTCGCCCGGCGGCCGCGGGTGGCCCTGGTGGACGAACTGGCGCACACCAACGTCCCCGGTTCGCGCAACGCCAAGCGCTGGCAGGACGTCGAGGAACTGATCGCGGCGGGCATCGACGTGATCTCCACCGTGAACATCCAGCATCTGGAGTCGCTCGGTGACGTGGTGGAGTCGATCACCGGCGTACGCCAGCAGGAGACCGTCCCCGACGAGGTGGTGCGCCGGGCCGACCAGATCGAACTGGTCGACATGTCGCCGCAGGCCCTGCGCCGGCGGATGGCGCACGGCAACGTCTACCAGCCGGACAAGGTCGACGCCGCGCTGTCGAACTACTTCCGGCCGGGCAACCTCACCGCGCTGCGCGAACTGGCGCTGCTGTGGGTCGCGGACCGGGTCGACGAGTACCTGAAGCAGTACCGCAGGGATCACCGGGTGTCCAAGATCTGGGGTTCGCGCGAGCGGATCGTGGTCGGGCTGACCGGTGGTCCCGAGGGGCGGACCCTGATCCGCCGGGCCGCCCGGCTGGCGGAGAAGGGCGCCGGCGGCGAGGTGCTGGCGGTCTACATAGCGCGCAGCGACGGACTCACGGCGGCCTCGCCCAAGGAGCTCGCCGTCCAGCGCACGCTCGTGGAGGACCTCGGAGGCACCTTCCACCACGTCGTCGGCGACGACATACCGGCGGCGCTGCTGGACTTCGCGCGCGGGGTGAACGCCACCCAGGTCGTACTGGGCTCGTCCCGGCGCAAGAGCTGGCAGTACGTCTTCGGACCCGGCGTGGGGGCGACCGTCGCCCGCGAGTCCGGCCCCGACCTGGACGTGCACATCGTCACGCACGAGGAGGCCGCCAAGGGCCGGGGCCTGCCGGTGGCCCGCGGCGCCCGGCTCGGGCGGGGCCGCATCATCTGGGGGTGGATCGTCGGCCTGGCCGGGCCGGCGGCCCTGGCGGTCCTGCTGAACAGCGTCGACCTCGGCCTCGCCAACGACATGCTGCTGTTCCTGACGCTGACGGTGGCCGCCGCGCTGCTCGGCGGGCTCTACCCGGCGCTCGTGTCCGCGGCCTTCGGATCGTTCCTGATCAACTTCTTCTACACACCGCCGCTGCACCGGTTCACCATCGCCGACCCCAAGAACATCGTCGCCCTCGTGATCTTCATAGGCGTCGCGGTGTCGGTGGCGTCGGTGGTGGACCTCGCGGCCCGGCGCACGCATCAGGCCGCCCGGCTGCGCGCGGAGTCGGGGATCCTGTCCTTCCTGGCCGGCAACGTGCTGCGCGGTGAGACCAGCGTGGAGGAGCTGCTGGAGCGGGTGCGCGAGACCTTCGGCATGGAGTCCGCCGCCCTGCTGGAGCGGGCCGGCGACGTCGAGCCGTGGGTGTGCGTGGGCCGGGCCGGCCGCGACGGCACCGTGGCACGGCCGGAGGACGCGGACGTCGACATCCCGGTCGGCGACCACATGGCGCTCGCGCTGACCGGGCGGGTGCTGCCCGCCGAGGACCGCCGGGTGCTGGCCGCGTTCGCCGCGCAGGCCGTGATCGTCCTCGACCGCCGCCGGCTTCAGGAGGAAGCCGACCAGGCCAAGGAACTGGCCGAGGGCAACCGCATCCGCACGGCGCTGCTCGCCGCCGTCAGCCACGACCTGCGCACCCCCCTGGCCGGCATCAAGGCGGCCGTGACCAGCCTGCGCTCCGACGACGTGGAGTGGTCGGAGGAGGACCGGGCCGAGCTGCTGGAGGGCATCGAGAAGGGCGCCGACCGCCTCGACCACCTGGTCGGCAACCTCCTCGACATGTCCCGCCTGCAGACCGGCACCGTGGCGCCGATCATCCGCGAGGCCGACCTCGACGAGGTGGTGCCGATGGCGCTCGGCGGGGTCCCGGAGGACAGCGTCGAGCTGGACGTGCCGGAGTCCCTGCCGATGGTGCGGGTCGACCCGGGGCTCCTGGAGCGCGCCGTGGCGAACGTCGTCGAGAACGCGGTCAAGTACAGCCCGCCGGGCACGTCCGTGAAGGTCGCGGCGAGCGCCATCGCCGACCGTGTCGAGGTCCGGGTCGTGGACCGCGGGCCGGGCGTCCCCGACGACGCCAAGGAGCGGATCTTCGAGCCCTTCCAGCGCCACGGCGACGCTCCGCGCGGTACCGGCGTCGGGCTCGGTCTCGCGGTCGCCCGGGGCTTCACCGAGGCCATGGGCGGCACCCTCGACGCCGAGGACACGCCCGGTGGCGGCCTCACCATGGTCCTCACCCTGCGCGCGGCGGCCCGCCCCGCGACCCTCGCCCCCGCGTCCGTCTCCGCGGAACCGTCCGCACACTCCGAAAGGCAGACTTCATGA
- a CDS encoding response regulator: MSSPGGVPQTPRVLVVDDEPQIVRALVINLKARKYDVDAAHDGAGALQLAAARHPDVVVLDLGLPDMDGVEVIRGLRGWTRVPIIVLSARHSSDEKVEALDAGADDYVTKPFGMDELLARLRAAVRRAQPTGGGDDEVLVETEEFTVDLVAKKVNRGGRDVRLTPTEWHLLEVLVRNSGRLVSQKQLLQEVWGPSYGTETNYLRVYMAQLRRKLEADPSHPKHFITEPGMGYRFEK, translated from the coding sequence ATGAGTTCTCCTGGGGGTGTACCCCAGACCCCCAGAGTGCTCGTGGTCGACGACGAGCCGCAGATCGTGCGCGCCCTCGTGATCAACCTCAAGGCACGCAAGTACGACGTCGACGCCGCCCACGACGGCGCCGGCGCCCTCCAGCTCGCCGCGGCCCGCCACCCCGACGTCGTCGTCCTCGACCTGGGTCTGCCGGACATGGACGGCGTCGAGGTGATCAGGGGCCTGCGCGGCTGGACCCGTGTCCCGATCATCGTGCTGTCGGCCCGGCACTCCTCCGACGAGAAGGTCGAGGCGCTCGACGCGGGCGCCGACGACTACGTCACCAAGCCCTTCGGCATGGACGAGCTGCTGGCCCGGCTGCGGGCGGCCGTGCGCCGCGCCCAGCCCACCGGGGGCGGCGACGACGAGGTGCTGGTGGAGACCGAGGAGTTCACCGTCGACCTGGTCGCCAAGAAGGTCAACCGCGGCGGCAGGGATGTACGGCTCACCCCCACGGAGTGGCATCTGCTGGAGGTGCTGGTGCGCAACTCCGGCCGGCTGGTCAGCCAGAAGCAGCTGCTCCAGGAGGTGTGGGGACCGTCGTACGGGACGGAGACCAACTACCTGCGCGTCTACATGGCGCAGTTGCGCAGGAAGCTGGAGGCGGACCCCTCGCACCCCAAGCACTTCATCACCGAGCCCGGAATGGGATATCGCTTCGAGAAGTGA
- a CDS encoding ABC transporter ATP-binding protein, translated as MNRVVTETMVRVEDVHKSYGDGAAAVHALRGVSFDVPRGELVALKGRSGSGKTTLLNIVGGLDEPDRGRVVLDGLDLSELGEKGLLELRRDRIGFVFQSFGLIPILTAAENVGVPMRLRRAHPREREERVELLLSLVGLADHAAQRPGELSGGQQQRVAIARALANSPSVLIADEPTAQLDAETGHAVMELLRAVVRSENVTALVATHDTTLLDLADRVLELSDGSVAER; from the coding sequence ATGAACCGAGTCGTCACCGAGACCATGGTGCGCGTCGAGGACGTCCACAAGTCCTACGGGGACGGAGCCGCCGCGGTGCACGCGCTGCGCGGTGTCTCCTTCGACGTGCCGCGCGGGGAACTGGTCGCCCTCAAGGGGCGCTCCGGTTCCGGGAAGACGACGCTGCTCAACATCGTCGGCGGACTGGACGAACCGGACCGCGGGCGGGTCGTGCTCGACGGGCTCGACCTGTCGGAGCTCGGCGAGAAGGGGCTGCTGGAACTGCGACGGGACCGCATCGGCTTCGTCTTCCAGTCCTTCGGGCTGATCCCGATCCTCACGGCCGCCGAGAACGTCGGCGTACCGATGCGGCTGCGCCGGGCCCACCCGCGTGAGCGCGAGGAGCGCGTCGAGCTGCTGCTGTCCCTGGTGGGTCTCGCCGACCATGCCGCGCAGCGGCCCGGCGAGCTGTCCGGCGGCCAGCAGCAGCGGGTGGCCATCGCCCGCGCCCTCGCCAACAGCCCCTCCGTCCTCATCGCCGACGAGCCGACCGCGCAGCTGGACGCGGAGACCGGGCACGCCGTGATGGAACTGCTGCGGGCCGTCGTACGCAGCGAGAACGTCACGGCGCTGGTCGCCACCCACGACACGACCCTGCTCGACCTCGCCGACCGGGTCCTGGAACTGAGTGACGGGTCGGTCGCCGAACGCTAG
- a CDS encoding sensor histidine kinase → MAANPTPAQAPPKPTWDPRKPDPFPLLRPTIRIRLTLLYGGMFLIAGILLLSIIYLLAANALNVGSDLPFKILSGQVASETCNFPSQPTATELNHAMNECVNEQRQHALDNLLSRSLLALLGLAVIAFAFGYAMAGRVLSPLGRITRTARAVAGSDLSRRIELDGPDDELKELADTFDDMLERLQRAFTAQQRFVGNASHELRTPLAINRTLLEVHLSDPGAPVELQQLGKTLLATNERSEQLVEGLLLLARSDNQIVERKPVDLAEVASQAVDQVHAEAQAKGVEIRGKREPAVVQGNGVLLERIALNLVQNAVRYNVPEGGWVEVTTELQHGHAVLVVANTGPVVPAYEIDNLFEPFRRLRTERTGSDKGVGLGLSIVRSVARAHGGHIVAQPREGGGLVMRVTFPI, encoded by the coding sequence GTGGCCGCGAACCCCACGCCCGCCCAGGCGCCCCCGAAACCGACCTGGGACCCGAGGAAGCCCGACCCGTTTCCGCTGCTGCGCCCGACCATCCGGATACGGCTCACGCTGCTGTACGGCGGCATGTTCCTGATCGCCGGCATCCTGCTGCTGTCGATCATCTACCTGCTGGCGGCGAACGCGCTCAACGTGGGCAGCGACCTACCCTTCAAGATCCTTTCCGGCCAGGTGGCGAGCGAGACCTGCAACTTCCCGTCGCAGCCGACCGCCACCGAGCTCAACCACGCGATGAACGAGTGCGTCAACGAGCAGCGCCAGCACGCCCTGGACAACCTGCTCAGCCGCTCGCTGCTGGCCCTGCTCGGCCTGGCCGTGATCGCCTTCGCCTTCGGCTACGCCATGGCCGGCCGCGTCCTGTCGCCGCTGGGCCGGATCACCCGCACCGCGCGCGCGGTGGCCGGCTCCGACCTGTCCCGCCGGATCGAGCTGGACGGGCCGGACGACGAGCTGAAGGAACTGGCCGACACCTTCGACGACATGCTGGAGCGGTTGCAGCGGGCCTTCACCGCCCAGCAGCGCTTCGTCGGCAACGCCTCGCACGAACTGCGCACCCCGCTGGCGATCAACCGCACGCTCCTCGAGGTGCACCTGTCCGACCCGGGGGCGCCCGTGGAGCTCCAGCAGCTCGGCAAGACGCTGCTGGCCACCAACGAGCGCAGCGAGCAGCTCGTGGAGGGGCTGCTGCTGCTCGCCCGCAGCGACAACCAGATCGTCGAGCGCAAGCCCGTGGACCTCGCCGAGGTGGCCTCGCAGGCCGTCGACCAGGTGCACGCCGAGGCGCAGGCCAAGGGCGTGGAGATCCGCGGCAAGCGCGAGCCGGCGGTGGTCCAGGGCAACGGGGTCCTGCTGGAGCGGATCGCCCTGAACCTCGTGCAGAACGCCGTGCGGTACAACGTGCCCGAGGGCGGCTGGGTCGAGGTCACCACCGAACTCCAGCACGGCCACGCCGTCCTGGTCGTCGCGAACACCGGCCCCGTGGTGCCGGCGTACGAGATCGACAACCTCTTCGAGCCGTTCCGGCGGCTGCGCACCGAGCGGACGGGGAGCGACAAGGGCGTGGGCCTCGGCCTGTCCATCGTCCGGTCCGTGGCCCGTGCGCACGGCGGGCACATCGTCGCTCAGCCCCGCGAGGGAGGAGGTCTCGTGATGCGCGTCACCTTCCCCATCTGA
- a CDS encoding DUF4193 domain-containing protein has protein sequence MATDYDTPRKTDDDVDSDSLEELKARRNDKSASAVDVDEFEAAEGLELPGADLSNEELAVRVLPKQQDEFTCMSCFLVHHRSQLAREKNGQPICRDCD, from the coding sequence ATGGCAACCGATTACGACACCCCACGCAAGACCGACGACGACGTCGACTCGGACAGCTTGGAAGAACTGAAGGCCCGGCGGAACGACAAGTCCGCCTCGGCCGTCGACGTCGACGAGTTCGAGGCCGCAGAAGGCCTGGAACTCCCGGGCGCCGACCTCTCGAACGAGGAGCTGGCCGTCCGTGTATTGCCGAAGCAGCAGGACGAGTTCACCTGCATGAGCTGCTTCCTGGTCCATCACCGCAGCCAGCTGGCCAGGGAGAAGAACGGTCAGCCGATCTGCCGCGACTGCGACTGA
- a CDS encoding DUF3093 domain-containing protein, whose amino-acid sequence MQPSATPYEERLTAPLSWWLISFLVGLSMALIMLPFGTLALLGGLVGGTAVAAVAASSYGAIRIRVVNGSLIAGEAKIPVTALGEAEVLDREEARAWRTHKADTRAFLLLRAYIPTALRVEVVDPADPTPYLYLSTREPERLAEALRAAKAACAA is encoded by the coding sequence ATGCAGCCTTCCGCCACCCCCTACGAAGAACGCCTCACCGCACCCCTCTCCTGGTGGCTGATCAGCTTCCTGGTGGGGCTCTCGATGGCCCTGATCATGCTGCCCTTCGGCACCCTCGCACTGCTGGGCGGCCTGGTCGGCGGCACCGCGGTGGCGGCGGTCGCCGCGAGTTCCTACGGCGCGATCCGCATCCGCGTGGTGAACGGGTCCCTGATCGCGGGCGAGGCGAAGATCCCGGTGACGGCGCTGGGCGAGGCCGAGGTGCTGGACCGCGAGGAGGCGCGCGCCTGGCGCACCCACAAGGCCGACACCCGTGCCTTCCTCCTGCTGCGCGCCTACATCCCCACGGCGCTGCGCGTGGAGGTCGTCGACCCGGCCGACCCGACGCCGTACCTGTACCTGTCCACGCGCGAGCCGGAGCGGCTGGCGGAGGCCCTCAGGGCGGCGAAGGCGGCCTGCGCGGCCTAG
- the dut gene encoding dUTP diphosphatase has protein sequence MSRDPLNVLIRRVDADVPLPTYEHPGDAGADLRTTESCELKPGERAVLPTGVSVALPEGYAAFVHPRSGLAARCGVALVNAPGTVDAGYRGEIKVIVVNLDPREAVRFERFDRIAQLVVQPVERVRFQEVAELPASVRAEGGFGSTGGHAAVDGGRGTNGQAAVGGSTGGNRYASVVSDREGQ, from the coding sequence GTGAGCCGCGACCCCCTGAACGTGTTGATCCGGCGCGTCGATGCGGACGTACCGCTTCCGACGTACGAGCACCCCGGTGACGCGGGAGCCGATCTGCGCACCACCGAGAGCTGCGAGCTGAAGCCCGGGGAGCGGGCCGTACTGCCCACCGGGGTGTCTGTGGCGCTGCCCGAGGGGTACGCGGCATTCGTGCACCCGCGATCCGGACTCGCCGCCCGCTGCGGTGTCGCCCTGGTGAATGCCCCAGGGACGGTTGATGCCGGGTACCGTGGGGAGATCAAGGTGATCGTGGTGAATCTCGACCCGCGCGAGGCTGTGCGGTTCGAGCGCTTCGACCGGATTGCCCAACTGGTCGTCCAGCCGGTCGAGAGAGTCCGCTTCCAGGAGGTGGCGGAACTTCCCGCATCGGTACGGGCCGAGGGGGGCTTCGGGTCCACCGGTGGTCATGCCGCCGTGGACGGCGGGCGCGGCACAAACGGTCAGGCCGCCGTCGGCGGCAGCACGGGTGGGAATCGATACGCTTCGGTCGTATCCGACCGGGAAGGACAGTGA
- a CDS encoding OB-fold nucleic acid binding domain-containing protein has translation MSAVPRSEKPVGRFRRMLDRLSTSQEDLESEELREDAETAGCTRIGDCHDRQIVTVTGTLRTVTLRPRAGVPALEAELFDGSAALDVVWLGRRSIIGIEPGRKLIASGRISMSRGRRVLFNPKYELRPLGRE, from the coding sequence ATGAGTGCTGTTCCTCGATCCGAAAAGCCGGTGGGCCGATTCCGGCGCATGCTCGACCGGCTCTCCACCTCGCAGGAGGACCTGGAGTCGGAGGAGCTGCGGGAGGACGCCGAGACCGCGGGTTGTACGCGCATCGGTGACTGCCACGACCGCCAGATCGTCACGGTTACTGGTACCTTGCGCACGGTCACGCTGCGGCCGCGGGCGGGAGTCCCGGCCCTGGAGGCCGAGCTGTTCGACGGCTCCGCCGCGCTGGACGTGGTGTGGCTCGGCAGGCGCTCCATCATCGGAATAGAACCGGGGCGCAAGCTGATCGCATCGGGCCGGATCTCGATGAGCCGAGGCCGCCGCGTGCTGTTCAATCCGAAGTACGAACTGAGACCCCTCGGACGGGAGTAG
- a CDS encoding potassium channel family protein, whose translation MHIVIMGCGRVGSALAQTLEQQGHTVAVIDQDPTAFRRLGSSFGGRRVTGVGFDQDTLREAGIEEAGAFAAVSSGDNSNIIAARVAREMFGVENVAARIYDPRRAEVYQRLGIPTVATVRWTADQMLRRLLPSGSEPLWRDPTGGVQLAEVHASASWVGHKISKLQEETGVRVAFLTRLGEAILPTSQTVLQEGDLVHVMMRADDVETVEAAFAEGPEKEGGH comes from the coding sequence GTGCACATCGTCATCATGGGCTGCGGCAGAGTGGGTTCCGCTCTCGCGCAGACCTTGGAGCAACAGGGGCACACGGTCGCCGTGATCGACCAGGACCCCACCGCCTTCCGTCGCCTTGGCTCCTCGTTCGGCGGCCGCCGGGTCACCGGCGTCGGCTTCGACCAGGACACTCTCCGCGAGGCAGGTATCGAGGAGGCGGGCGCGTTCGCCGCCGTCTCCAGCGGGGACAACTCCAACATCATCGCCGCGCGGGTGGCCCGCGAGATGTTCGGCGTCGAGAACGTCGCGGCCCGGATCTACGACCCGCGCCGTGCCGAGGTCTACCAGCGGCTGGGCATTCCCACCGTCGCCACGGTCCGCTGGACCGCCGACCAGATGCTGCGCCGGCTGCTGCCCTCCGGCTCCGAGCCGCTGTGGCGCGACCCCACCGGCGGTGTGCAGCTGGCCGAGGTGCACGCCTCGGCCAGCTGGGTCGGTCACAAGATCAGCAAGCTGCAGGAGGAGACGGGCGTCCGCGTGGCGTTCCTCACCCGCCTCGGCGAGGCCATACTGCCCACCTCGCAGACGGTGCTCCAGGAAGGCGACCTGGTGCACGTGATGATGCGCGCGGACGACGTCGAGACGGTCGAGGCGGCGTTCGCCGAGGGCCCTGAGAAGGAGGGCGGTCACTGA
- a CDS encoding potassium channel family protein: MRVAIAGAGAVGRSIAGELLENGHEVLLIDKAPTAISVERVPQAEWLLADACEITSLDEAALQRCNVVIAATGDDKVNLVVSLLAKTEYGVPRVVARVNNPKNEWLFNESWGVDVAVSTPRLMSALVEEAVSVGDLVRLLRFSHGDANLVELTLPEESALAGTQVGDVEWPEDTSLVTIIRGTRVLTPTREDSLEAGDELLFVAAQAREEQLEDLLSVRREDATS, from the coding sequence ATGCGGGTCGCCATTGCCGGTGCCGGCGCGGTCGGCCGGTCGATCGCCGGTGAACTGCTGGAGAACGGCCACGAGGTCCTCCTGATCGACAAGGCGCCGACCGCCATCTCGGTCGAGCGCGTCCCGCAGGCCGAGTGGCTGCTGGCCGACGCCTGCGAGATCACCTCCCTGGACGAGGCGGCGCTCCAGCGCTGCAACGTCGTGATCGCCGCCACCGGCGACGACAAGGTGAACCTGGTCGTATCGCTGCTGGCCAAGACGGAGTACGGCGTTCCGCGCGTCGTCGCCCGGGTCAACAACCCCAAGAACGAGTGGCTGTTCAACGAGTCCTGGGGCGTCGACGTCGCCGTCTCCACCCCGCGTCTGATGTCGGCCCTGGTCGAGGAGGCGGTGAGCGTCGGCGACCTGGTCCGGCTGCTGCGCTTCAGCCACGGCGACGCGAACCTGGTCGAGCTGACCCTGCCCGAGGAGTCGGCCCTGGCCGGCACGCAGGTCGGCGACGTCGAGTGGCCCGAGGACACCTCCCTGGTCACGATCATCCGCGGCACGCGCGTGCTCACCCCCACCCGGGAGGACTCCCTGGAGGCGGGTGACGAACTGCTGTTCGTGGCCGCGCAGGCCAGGGAGGAGCAGCTGGAGGACCTGCTGTCGGTACGCCGCGAGGACGCGACGAGCTGA
- a CDS encoding DUF3710 domain-containing protein gives MFGRRNKKGAAEGAAGEAEQVVDSVDTEADEEVERERVRLEPEPRPDGPWDSTEVRDPAEGRVDLGGLFVPGVDGMELRVEVAGDAIVAATVVLRDSAVQLQAFAAPKREGIWGEVREEIGTGITQQGGIVDEVEGPLGWELRAQVPVQLPDGTGGFQVVRFVGVDGPRWFLRGVISGQGAVQPQAAGLLENIFRDTVVVRGEGPMAPRDPIVLKLPNDAQMVPEGVQQDEQGGSRFSGGMGQLQRGPEITEVR, from the coding sequence GTGTTCGGACGTCGCAACAAGAAGGGTGCCGCCGAGGGCGCGGCCGGCGAGGCCGAGCAGGTCGTCGACAGCGTCGACACTGAGGCGGACGAAGAGGTAGAGCGCGAGCGGGTGCGGCTCGAACCCGAACCGCGCCCCGACGGGCCCTGGGACAGCACCGAGGTCCGTGACCCGGCCGAGGGCCGCGTCGACCTGGGCGGTCTGTTCGTGCCCGGTGTCGACGGCATGGAGCTGCGGGTCGAGGTGGCGGGCGACGCGATCGTCGCGGCCACCGTCGTACTGCGTGACAGCGCCGTCCAGTTGCAGGCTTTCGCCGCTCCCAAGCGCGAGGGCATCTGGGGCGAGGTGCGCGAGGAGATCGGCACCGGCATCACCCAGCAGGGTGGCATCGTCGACGAGGTCGAGGGACCGCTCGGCTGGGAGCTGCGGGCCCAGGTGCCGGTGCAGCTGCCGGACGGCACGGGCGGCTTCCAGGTGGTCCGGTTCGTCGGTGTGGACGGGCCCCGTTGGTTCCTGCGCGGTGTGATCTCGGGCCAGGGCGCGGTGCAGCCGCAGGCGGCCGGACTGCTGGAGAACATCTTCCGGGACACGGTCGTGGTCCGCGGCGAAGGGCCGATGGCGCCCCGCGACCCGATCGTCCTGAAGCTGCCGAACGACGCTCAGATGGTCCCCGAGGGCGTTCAGCAGGACGAGCAGGGCGGCTCCCGCTTCTCCGGCGGCATGGGCCAGCTCCAGCGGGGACCGGAGATCACCGAGGTCCGCTGA
- a CDS encoding response regulator transcription factor: protein MRVLVVEDEQLLADAVATGLRREAMAVDVVYDGAAALERIGVNDYDVVVLDRDLPLVHGDDVCRKIVELGMPTRVLMLTASGDVSDRVEGLEIGADDYLPKPFAFSELTARVRALGRRTSVPLPPVLERAGIKLDPNRREVFRDGKEVQLAPKEFAVLEVLMRSEGAVVSAEQLLEKAWDENTDPFTNVVRVTVMTLRRKLGEPPVIVTVPGSGYRI from the coding sequence GTGCGCGTACTCGTCGTCGAGGACGAGCAGCTGCTCGCCGATGCGGTGGCCACCGGACTGCGCCGGGAGGCCATGGCCGTCGACGTCGTGTACGACGGTGCGGCCGCCCTGGAGCGCATCGGCGTCAACGACTACGACGTGGTCGTGCTCGACCGCGACCTCCCGCTGGTCCACGGCGACGACGTCTGCCGCAAGATCGTCGAACTCGGCATGCCCACCCGCGTCCTGATGCTCACGGCTTCCGGCGACGTGAGCGACCGGGTCGAGGGCCTGGAGATCGGCGCCGACGACTACCTGCCGAAGCCGTTCGCCTTCAGCGAGCTCACCGCGCGCGTGCGTGCCCTGGGCCGGCGCACCAGCGTTCCGCTGCCGCCCGTCCTGGAGCGCGCCGGGATCAAGCTCGACCCGAACCGCCGCGAGGTCTTCCGGGACGGCAAGGAGGTGCAGCTCGCGCCCAAGGAGTTCGCCGTCCTGGAGGTCCTGATGCGCAGCGAGGGCGCCGTCGTCTCCGCCGAGCAGCTGCTGGAGAAGGCCTGGGACGAGAACACCGACCCGTTCACGAACGTGGTGCGTGTGACCGTCATGACCTTGCGTCGCAAGCTGGGTGAGCCGCCCGTCATCGTCACCGTCCCCGGCTCCGGCTACCGGATCTGA
- a CDS encoding DUF3159 domain-containing protein: MTSLDKPTEHTEDAEQDARAVTEAALFEAFGGVRGMIETVLPGLLFVTIYTINKDLHLSAIAALGVSLLLVVVRLVMKDTVKHAFSGVFGVAFGVVFAMMTGNAKDFYLPGMLYTLGLALAYIITTLAGVPLIGLMLGPVFKENLSWRTRNPGRKKAYAKASWAWGLILLAKCAILFPLYWWADTTQLGWVLVTLKIPPFLLAVWLTWVFLAKAPPPIDVFAEMEAEERAERERKEAAAAERDGSGGDAHGAHGETQSGARHRRD; the protein is encoded by the coding sequence GTGACGTCGCTCGACAAGCCGACTGAGCACACCGAAGACGCTGAGCAGGACGCCCGCGCGGTGACGGAGGCAGCGCTGTTCGAGGCGTTCGGCGGCGTCCGCGGCATGATCGAGACGGTGCTGCCGGGCCTCCTCTTCGTGACCATCTACACGATCAACAAGGATCTGCACCTGTCGGCGATCGCCGCGCTCGGTGTCTCCCTGCTGCTCGTGGTGGTCCGCCTGGTGATGAAGGACACCGTCAAGCACGCCTTCAGCGGCGTCTTCGGCGTGGCCTTCGGTGTCGTCTTCGCGATGATGACCGGCAACGCCAAGGACTTCTATCTGCCCGGCATGCTGTACACGCTGGGCCTGGCGCTGGCGTACATCATCACGACGCTGGCCGGAGTGCCGCTGATCGGTCTGATGCTCGGCCCGGTCTTCAAGGAGAACCTCTCCTGGCGCACCCGCAACCCGGGCCGCAAGAAGGCGTACGCCAAGGCCAGCTGGGCGTGGGGCCTGATCCTTCTCGCCAAGTGCGCGATCCTCTTCCCGCTGTACTGGTGGGCCGACACCACGCAGCTCGGCTGGGTACTGGTCACGCTGAAGATCCCGCCGTTCCTGCTCGCCGTCTGGCTGACCTGGGTCTTCCTGGCGAAGGCGCCGCCGCCCATCGACGTGTTCGCGGAGATGGAGGCGGAGGAGCGCGCGGAGCGCGAACGCAAGGAGGCGGCCGCCGCGGAGCGCGACGGGTCCGGCGGGGACGCGCACGGCGCCCACGGCGAGACTCAGTCCGGCGCTCGCCACCGGCGCGACTGA